One Pseudomonas syringae CC1557 genomic window, ATCCCGGTCATGGGCGTGATCGGCGGCGGTTACAGCAAGGACCGACAGGCATTGGCGAGACGCCACGGGATCCTGCACCACAGCGCACAGAAGGTATGGAGCGATCTGGGCTTGTAGCGGCGTACCGCACTTCACCTGAGTTGCACACCTGAAAACAGCCCTCGGGTAGAATGCCCCACCCTTCTGCTATCGATATTCTGCTGACCATGACTGACCTCGCCTCCTCCGCTTGCCGATCCGTTGCCATCATCGGAGGCGGCCCTGCGGGATTGATGGCGGCCGAAGTGCTGAGCGAGGCCGGGTTCAAGGTCGATCTGTATGACAGCATGCCTTCGGTGGGGCGAAAGTTTCTGCTGGCGGGCGTTGGCGGCATGAATATTACCCACTCCGAACCTTACCCTGCCTTTCTGGGGCGCTACGCCGAGCGTTCGCCGATGATCGCCCCCCTGTTGCGGGAATTTGGCGCGCACGCGTTGTGCCAGTGGATTCATGAGCTGGGCATCGAGACATTTGTCGGCAGCTCGGGGCGGGTGTTCCCCACCGACATGAAAGCCGCCCCGCTGTTGCGCGCATGGCTCAAGCGGCTGCGTGATGCGGGTGTCGTTATCCACACCCGACATCGTTGGCTTGGCTGGAATGTCGATGGCAGCTTGCGTATTGCTCACGCGGAAGGCGAACTCGCGCTCAAGCCCGCAGCCACCTTGCTGGCACTGGGAGGTGCAAGCTGGGCTCGCCTGGGTTCCGATGGCGCGTGGTTGCCGTGGCTGCAGGCGAAGCAGGTGGACATCGCGCCCTTGCAGGCCGCCAACTGCGGTTTCGAGGTGAGCGCCTGGAGCGATCTGTTGCGCGACAAGTTTGCTGGTGCGCCACTGAAGAACATCGCCATGGGTCTGTATGGCCAAACGCTGCGCCTGGGCGAATGCGTACTGACCAGGACAGGCGTTGAAGGCAGCCTTGTGTACGCACTGTCGGCGCAGATTCGAGAACAGATCAACCTTGATGGGTCGGCCGTTGTGCAGATTGATCTGCTGCCCGGTAAAACACTGACAGACATTCAAAAAGCCCTGAGCAAACCCCGCGGCTCGCGTTCGATGTCCAAACACCTGCACAGCCAGTTGGGGCTGGACGGAGCAAAGGCCGCGCTGTTACGCGAGCTTGCGCCTCATGAAGCGTTTGCTGATGGGCTGGTGTTAAGCAAAGCCATCAAGGCATTGCCTCTGACCCTGATCAAACCGCGCCCGATTGATGAGGCCATCAGCACCGCAGGCGGCGTGACCTTCGAAGCGCTGGACGAACGCCTGATGCTCAGGCAACTGCCGGGCGTATTCTGCGCAGGCGAAATGCTCGACTGGGAAGCCCCAACCGGCGGCTACCTGCTCACCGCCTGCTTCGCCAGCGGCCGCGCTGCGGGGTTGGGGATGGTTGAGTGGCTGAACTCGCGCTGATTCCTGTGCATCTGCTCTGCGTGGAGATGCATTTGACTATCCTGCCGCCGTCCTGGACGCGCTGCGTCCGATCCTGAATGTGCGACTTCCCTCAAGGCTTTTTCTTGCGCGGGCCGGTGTTGAAAACAGGTACTTTACGCACCGGTTTGACCACTGGCGCAGGCTCTGACTCGCCGCTGTCGACCCATTTACCCAGGTTGCGCTTGCTGCCCGAGACCTTGGGCTTTTTCGGTTTCTTGGGCTTCTTCAGAATCTGGCCGCTGGCGTCAGTGTCTGGCACCCGATGCTCGGGCTCGAAATCCTGTTCTTCCTTGCGCTCCAGGGTCTGCCGGGTCAGCACTTCAATGGCCGACAGCAGCTCAACCTCATCAGCACACACCAGCGAAATGGCTTCGCCAGTCTGACCCGCACGGCCGGTACGACCGATACGGTGGATGTAATCCTCGGCCACGATCGGCAGGTCCAGGTTGACCACGGTTGGCAGGTCATCGATATCCAGACCGCGAGCCGCCACGTCGGTGGCAACCAGAATCTTCACTTCGTTGCTCTTGAAACGATCCAGCGCACGCTGGCGGGTAGCCTGCGGCTTGTCGCCGTGAATACCGTCGGCGTTCAAGCCCAGCCCCTGCAAACGGTCCACCAGCTGATCAACGCCAACGCGGGTCTTGGCGAACACCAGCACCTGCCCCCAACGATGCTTCTTCATCAGGTGGATGAACAGATCCGCCTTGCGCTTCTTGTCCACGGTCACGACCCATTGCTTCACCGAAGACGCCGCGACATTGCGCGGGCTGACTTCGATGGTCAGTGGGTCATTCAGCATCTGCGCGGCCAGCAGGCGAATCTCGTCAGAGAAGGTCGCAGAGAACAGCAGCGTCTGACGCTGCTTGGGCAATACGGCATAGATCCCGCGCAGTTCCTCGGCAAAGCCCAGATCGAGCATGCGGTCGGCTTCATCGAGAATCAGGGTCTGCAACTGGGAAAACCTGATCGCTTTCTGGCGATACAGATCAAGCAGGCGGCCTGGCGTCGCAACCAGCACGTCCACGCCCTTGCGCAGTTTCATCATCTGCGGGTTGATGCTCACGCCGCCGTAAGCCGCATACGTGCTCAGCGGCAGGTGCTCAGCGTACTGACGAATACTCTCGTGAACCTGATCGGCCAGCTCGCGGGTCGGCGCCAGGACCAGCGCGCGGATCGAGTTGGGCGCAACCTTGGGGCCTTCCATGGTCAAACGTTGCAGCAGCGGCAAGGCAAAACCGGCGGTCTTGCCGGTGCCGGTCTGGGCATACTCTCGTGAACCTGATCGGCCAGCTCGCGGGTCGGCGCCAGGACCAGCGCGCGGATCGAGTTGGGCGCAACCTTGGGGCCTTCCATGGTCAAACGTTGCAGCAGCGGCAAGGCAAAACCGGCGGTCTTGCCGGTGCCGGTCTGGGCCGCAGCCATCAGATCGCGGCCCGCCAGTACCGGAGGAATGGCCTGTGTCTGTACAGGCGTCGGAGTCTGGTAACCGAGCGCTTCAAGGGCGCGCAGCAAGGGTTCGATCAGGCCAAGAGAGGCGAATGTCATGGGGATACCGTAGGAAAAATTCACGCAAGGCGCGCAGTTTAACCTGTCCGGCCCGCCTCGGTTAGCTTGTGCGTGTCGATCCTGCGTCTCGCAGCGGCGGCCTGCGCCATTGCGGCAGGCCGATCAGCACTACGCCACTGATGATCACCACCATCGCCATGCAC contains:
- a CDS encoding TIGR03862 family flavoprotein → MTDLASSACRSVAIIGGGPAGLMAAEVLSEAGFKVDLYDSMPSVGRKFLLAGVGGMNITHSEPYPAFLGRYAERSPMIAPLLREFGAHALCQWIHELGIETFVGSSGRVFPTDMKAAPLLRAWLKRLRDAGVVIHTRHRWLGWNVDGSLRIAHAEGELALKPAATLLALGGASWARLGSDGAWLPWLQAKQVDIAPLQAANCGFEVSAWSDLLRDKFAGAPLKNIAMGLYGQTLRLGECVLTRTGVEGSLVYALSAQIREQINLDGSAVVQIDLLPGKTLTDIQKALSKPRGSRSMSKHLHSQLGLDGAKAALLRELAPHEAFADGLVLSKAIKALPLTLIKPRPIDEAISTAGGVTFEALDERLMLRQLPGVFCAGEMLDWEAPTGGYLLTACFASGRAAGLGMVEWLNSR